The following nucleotide sequence is from Glycine max cultivar Williams 82 chromosome 9, Glycine_max_v4.0, whole genome shotgun sequence.
tggagcattctcgcaaaatagcatgaccctgactggtctccctatgattttacctagtgagagtgatctgacttactagtgtgtggtctatcttgtcatgtactcctaggcaccCAActaggtttttcactgacatggtaccacgttgcatataggattgaatcttagtgtatatgttgcacAACAcatgtgtaatgatcattgtgacttaTTATGTGATGGTGTGTAATGAATTGTGTAAGTGTGAGATGCAATATTGTATTTAAGATGTACTTTCTTGAAAATGTGATTAATTGTGAAGGCGTGGAatatgatttatgattaaattctAGGACAAGTGATGTTACATGTTGAGTGTTGAAATGATACGAACTTTGCCAAAGTTAAGCCTTGTTATACCTATATTgttgttataattatattattgttatgtTTATATCATACATGTATGATTATGTTTATCTCTATTCATTGAGGAATGTGATAATTTACTcctcgtgtgttgtttgtgtttggatgttgtgatgatctcgaaccttgtgttcgtgggtgCAAATGGCTTGGtggattgctttaaggaacattGTGCTGGAGAACGtcaggacacaatgctctgataggatgtgacattagggcatggatttttgttttaattggatGATGTTCCCAACatgttgttttactttttttgtaaacttgaacgaccttgttttgagccaaaaatgtttttgagaagttttatttgataatagtgaagcgAATGTGGACCTTTTACCCATGTGGATTTACTTacgattttattgaataaaattgatttaattagattctgcattttatatatttttcccaTTTATATGCATGTTGGGATAGAGGTGTCACAAGCTACATAATAGAAAACCCCTTAAGATGGGTAGAAGCTTTTCTCAAACACTTGATCACATATtggttgagaaaaaaaaaagagagagaatatcACCAGAATGTTCATAGCTCTTTCAGCCCTTATTCCGGGCTTGAAAAAGGTCAGttcatatgtttttttcttgGCTTTCTAATACCATGATTTTTTCTTTGAGACAAGTATAATTTGTTTAACGTAATATTGTTTGAGGCAATGTCAGATACAAAATATGAGTACCACTTTACTTTTTAATGAtgtgattttttctttctcagaAGTGTccttgttagtcgtcttatacgactaaattttgtatagaaaacattttccaaaaattttaTAGTTccctaatttatggttattttgtagtaatttgtaaataaatcttgttttattgttaaagttgtctctagaatactTTTCATTGgaattaatgatgaaatctgttcAATTTCGGGTTAAATGAGGCTaaatcttgaagtgctaaaagtggtaGTTGTGCTCAGCTCACTATTTGAGCTCAGCGCGCATCCCACACTAAGTGCagcttcagcgcgcttagcgcgacaaagAATATGGTACAACACCAATATCAAGGCCACATGCTAAGCGCGAGATTAGTGTGCTAAGCGCAGCggttgtcttcagccaggctcagtgcatgactggcgctaagcttaaatccacttactcgtgctaagcgcgagggtggcgctaagcgcagcgTCGGGGggttcagagcctatttaaagttgttttgtgcagaattagggtaacaATCCAGAGAATCACCAACACACATAGAAGCCAGAGCACACCACAATGCCTATTTTTGAGAAAAGAGCtttggaggcagcaagaggagcaacttttgcagagagacctaggttttgtaattagagagagattagtgagttgcagagtgattgtgagatgctgagaagaggaggatggatcccccttcttgtttaaggaacaattattctctactcttaatctcatttgtgttagggtttttctaTATGGTTGGCTAAACACTCTTGTTGGGAATTTCtaaggaacaactgatgtaattactttaatatctaattgattatgttttctgtgttcaatgcttctttcgaTGCTTAATTTCtacatgctcttggtctgatcacccatttgtatgtttagttaggtgactttagcattgggaaatgtactgttgccttagaacttgatagaagcatgattgaaacttagtcttaaatgagggatttgcagattaagttttagttttcttaatatgcTGTGATGATAATGCTATTTAATCTAAgcctagtcttaaatgagggatctgcggacgaagcttaggttaaattagtctaaacttatgtAAGCTGTTTAAGCTGAgcctagtcttaaatgagggatctgcggacaaagcttagtttaaattagtctaaacctacAAAGGCTActtaagttaagcctagtccaacaagagggatttgaggatgaagcttgaGTTAAGCTAGCCTaatgagggatcgaggtttagtactttaggctatagcatagaacacaaaaacatgattgattagagaaatatcctcatatgcatcaacttttttattagaaagacccaacacttctacctactgctgttaatcttacttacttgcatttttactgttttttttagctgagacttagtttaattctgttctaaaccatcaattatcaatgtttctttcaacaatgccttatttatgaatttaaccctgtctaatacttgttccctgagttcgatacttggattcatccattttaattttaaatacttgacgatctggTGCATTTTCCGGtgtttcatttcccttgaatataatTGTTGAGAATTAGAGAAAAAGGAACCATATGGGAAAATtgaacaaagtatttatggcgccgTTGCTGGGGAGCTTAATTCATTAGAAGAGTTCAGTTCAGTTTTACagcattgctttatatttttctctttgattcattgattctttttgttcatattttagttactgtacattcattgttcttttgaactggataattgttgttctttttttcttgtataCAAAGAAGATCTACTGCAGATGATTTGATTCCTAtcgatttggagattaacgctACTTGCAGGAGGCACACTGTAGagagaattagaaaatttttgcaggacttAGAAGCTGCAGCAACTCCAAAAGAAGAACCTCGATCTTCCGAGGCATCTTCTAGTCTTCCTACTGCAGGGCATTCTCATATAGAACCTGTTGAAGACCcaatcatggctgaagagccaagaagagtaaccctggaggattattcaagttctactgtgccacaatttttcaccagtATCGCACAACTAGAAGTTCAGGCTCAAACAATTACTTATCCTCCCTCTTTGATACAGCTGATTCAAAACAATCTTTTTCATGGTCTACCCAATGAAGACCCTTATGCTCACTTGGCCACCTACATAGAGATATGCAATAGTATCAGGTTGGCGGGTGTGCCTGCAAATGCAATCAGGTTGagtttattctcattttctttagcTGGAGAAGCTAAGAGATGGCTTCATTCTTTTAAAGGAAACAGTCTGAAGTTATGGGATGAAGTAGTGGAAAAGTTCTTGAAGAAGTACTTCCCTGAATCGAAGACTGTAGAAGGCAAAGCTGCCATCTCTTCCTTCCACCAGTTTCTAGATGAATCGTTGAGTGAGGCACTTGAAAGATTCAGAGGTTTATTGCGGAAGGCTCCCACTCACGGTTTTTCAGAACCAATACAACTCAACATATTCATAGATGGGTTGAGACCACAATCTAAGCAGCTCTTGGATGCTTCAGCTGGGGGTAAGATCAAAATGAAGACCCCCGAGGAAGCAATGGACTTAATTGAAAGCATGGCTGCTAGTGACATTGCCATTCTGAGAGACCGAGCCCACATTCCTACTAAGAATAGCTTATTGGAGCTAACCTCACAGGATGCtctgttggcacaaaacaagttgctaTCCAAGCAACTAGAGGCATTAACAGAAACACTCAGTAAGTTTCCAACTCAGCTTCATTATGCACAAActtcacattcttctattttgcaggttgcaggatgtacaatttatggtggagctcatgaatctggatgtTCTATCCCTAATGAAGAGCAAATTGCACATGACGTTAATTATATGGGGAATCAGCCTAGAGGCAATTTCAATACAAGTGGATTCCCAGGATTTCAGAACAACCAGCAGTATCAACAGTAGAGACAGTGGCAAAATCACCCTGGTAACCAATTCAACAGAGACTAGGGTGGTTCATCTTCAAGGCCACAACAGCAGATGCCAAGTCTCTATGACCGAATCacaaagctggaagagactctagcttAATTCATGCAAGTGTCAATGTCTAACCAAAAGAGCACGGAGTCTGCAATTAAGAATTTGGAAGTTCAGGTGGGCCAGCTTGCAAAGCAGTTAGTTGAAAGACCATCTAGCAACTTTATAACAAACACGGAGAAAAATCCTAAGGAAGAGTGTAAAGTTGTGATGACTAGAAGCAGAATGGCGATTCAAGCTGAGGAAGGAAGAGCTGATCAGAAGGTGGAGGGATTTAAACAACAGTTGGCTGATTAGCCAACACTTGAACCAGTTGATGATTTAGTTGAACTTGAAAAATTGTTGAGGAAGCAGAaggtgatgaagaagaagagacacCAATAAGAAACTGTCAagagagaataaagaagaaggaagaaaaagaaaaagaaataaaagaagaagaagaaaaaaagttgaaaaaagaaaaacaaaaagagaaggttgttgagattgagaagaagggcaagagtgaggccaatagagaaaagaagaaagaggctaCTCCTATTGAATGCAAGGAGGTACCTTATCCATTGGTACCCCCCCGAAAAGATAAAGAGCGTCATttggccagatttcttgatatcttcaagaaactggaaattacttTGCCTTTTGGAGAAGCACTTCAGCAAATGtccctctatgccaaatttttgaaggatatgCTAACCAAGAAGAACTggtacatccatagtgacaAAATTGTTGTGGAAGGTAACTGTAGTGTTGTCATTCAACgcatccttccacccaagcacaaagatcctggagtTGTCACGATACCGTGTTCTATTAGTGAGGTTGTTGTAGGAAAAGCTCTCATAGAtttgggagctagtatcaatttaatgtCTCTCTCCATGTGCCGACAACTTGGAGAGCTAGAAATATTGCCCACACGCATGACCCTCCAGTTAGTTGACCGCTCCATCACAAGGCCatatggagtcattgaagatgttTAGGTGAAGGTTAAGCACCTTATATTTCCAGCTGATTTCGTTGTCATAGATATAGAAGAGGATACTAacattcctctcattcttggccGCCCATTCATGTCTATTGCGAGCTGTGTGGTAGACATGGGAAAGAAAATGCTGTAGATGGGCATAAAAGATCAGAAGATCAGCTTTGATTTGTTCCATGAGGACAAAGATCCACCTAGCCAAAATGTTTGTTTGAAAGTAcatgtgatggaggaaaggAGACTTGAGAAAAAAGGTCCTTGAAGTAGGAACTTTGTTGGATCCTGGATAACAGGAAGATgcatcaagctaatgacattaaaagagcgcttactgggaggcaacccaacttttctttcccttttcttctttttattgcatttcatttgaatttgttttcttgtaCATGTTAGGATACCTTGcttgtgattttgattaattatcagcttgtttagtaatgaacaaggggttttGAGCTTGTGTGAAGAGATAGACAAAAAAAGACTTAGAAAATTAAGTGAGCCCATTACAATAATTATTGTGGACcaatattataagacaattatattagctatttatcattagtgggttttattttatgtggtcaaattaagtgagcccattagataattaaataacatgatATGGACTTAAGTAAGAAGATGTCAATGTTGGCCTATTAGAGGATAATGGAAACCTTATTAGGTTAACACATTATAAGAAGGTTATAGTCTCCAATATACCAAGTTGTCACACACAGTTTCTTTTCTCACCATCTGAAGAGTTAAGGTCTCATTGAGGAGTATAGAGGTTCCGATTAAGGAAGAACCATAATTTCATTGTTCGTGATCGTGATGGATAATTACAAAGATCTTATAACAAATGTCGAAGAACATTTAGATCAAGAACCAACTAAGGATTCAGGTATTTCATCTAATTCTTAATAATCAAACATGTTGTAGAACCTAAGACTTTTGGTGAATTATCCTAGATTATAGACCTGGGAAATTTTAGCTTCCACGTAAagaataaagattaaagataattcAACAAAGCACGCATTTTTGTGCAAGGTAATACAAGAAAGCTTCACAATCAAATTGCAATTAAAAGTTGTTTTTAGAAATGGATGAAATTCCAGGGAATGAAGGAAGCTTAAATCTTATATGAGCAAGATTGGTCCAAGATCCGGCAAGCACATGGACCAGTCAAATATCAATCATATATGTGGCTactagttttaaaatttattgtagcATTGTAGGTTTTTGTCTAATCAAACTAAGCACCTCTTATCTTTCACACTAGGACTTAGTAGCAGGAATCTTCTACTTCAAATTTTGGtttgggatatatatatatatatatatatatatatatatatatatatatatatatatatatatatatatatatatatattcaaaaagaaaatcattttttttaggaagggaattcagCAACTCTGGCAGTATTTCCTTTTGATCCcagttataatatatatatatatatatatatatatatatatatatatatatatatatatatatattctgggGCTAATGGGGCTTTAGGACAAAATAAAATCTTCCATATTGCTGAATTTCTTAGTTTATACAAATCCAATATTCTAATCTCAGGAAAACAAGAAGAACCTTGAGTACAAAGAAACAgggaagaaaacaaaacttgcCAAGTTTAAATATTAATGGATTAACAGTATTTTCAAACGCCTCTGACAAGCTAGCTAAGTATAGTTGggttaaaaattgaaacaaggCCCTATAGTTTATTGAGCAAGATCTTCTTGGTAATAATATAGCTAATTAAGGTGTAAGGTTTTCACATGGTTGTACTGAAAACATGATGGCATTTTAAAAATGGTGAAAGatgacaaaacaaaaatgattagTCATACAGAATACTCAAGAAATTAAAGGTATTGCTATGTGAAAGAAATTCTACTTTGCTAAGTATCTGGTTCAggttgaaaagataaaaaaaataattatattggaAAATGCTAGCAACTCtgttactcttttttttaacgTGTTCTCCGgtctaaaatttattagaaattataaattttagtatgtctcacttttcatttaatactttCTTAATTTAGAAATGAATCCTactaaaatttgtgatttttaataaaatttaactaacaGTAATATTAGAAAGAGTGTGGACAGTATtcctcaattaaattaattaaagaggtTAAACCACAGTTTTGAATGACAAATCTGCGAACATGGATTTAGAAGGTAATTGGCTCAGATTCACATATCATATCacatgaatatgcataatttaaTGACTGTTTGAAGATTGTACATGAACAACATTAGTCGATTAAGCTCCACATGGTAGTTTGCATTTGTTTTTGCTTCCCCTCCAACCCCACCTGTCAAATTCTTCTTACAAGCTACCATTCACTTAATAATAGTATGATGGAAATTATGATAACCACATCATTAATTGATAACTAACACCATTCAAAGCTGAACCCATGAGCCTCCCGAGTCGTCTATATCAACATGCTTGTTGTCTAAGCAGCTATTATGTTTATGTCTTTTCCCCCTAcaatatgatatataatataatgcaAGTAATGGTGAACCACGTGCATAAAGCATGCTCATTGCTTTTCATATATAACCTTGATCCAACTCTTGAGAACTATTAGTACTCTTACATCTTACACTGCTTCTTGCTGAAACCATTCTCTATTTCTCATGAAGAAGATCGTCAGCTTCAGACTTTTGGCTGCTGTGTTGGCCTTGgttcttgttcattttcttttggTCTCCACTTTCTGTCTCCACCATGAACAAGGACTTTCAAGAGAGACAACTCTGTCAAGGAAGTTGCTATCCTCATCTTTTGAATCTGTTTCCACAAGTGTAAGTAAACTAAGTGGAAACAAGAAACAGACCAAGAAAGCTGTGGAGCCAAGCTTGAGGAAAGCACCAGCAAGTGTTCCAAATCCCACACAGAACAAGTAGGATTTGAAATTTCTTCTGGAGATCTTGTCAAGGAAGAATTCTTTGTTGGTTTATGTGATTTGATGTTGTTCCTTTTATTTGGCCTTTTTCTTATGTTATATACTATTTTTCTAGATTTTTGGCTCTTTTAATGGCATTCTTCCTTCTTGTAAGGTTTAGTTGTAGCGATGTTGAAAGCTTTAGGGGATCAGGATGCAGGAAATGTACATAAGcactataattaaataaatgtagtGAGAAGCATTTTGCTTTGCAAAGGGcattttttacttcaattttgttgatttatgttgattttttattccacccccctccccccccccctctttttctttaattatctcTTCATTCTTTCACTCACAAAAAAATGTAACCAAAttgtatttagtatttttttttcttttgaaagagATCACAGATTTCCTCTATAAGAGCCAATCTGGAATTGagtataattattacagtggtAACAAAGTTGCCCATCTAAGTAGTCAACATAATTGTATATCCAGATTTAAACTTAAAACACTGGTTAAGCGTGAACAATCTCATGGCAGTTGATCAAAGCACTCagtaataaattgtttttagaaTTTACTATTTTCACCGGCCTccactgaaaaagaaaaatgctagCTTCCTATTTAGTGTTACTGGGGTAATATTTCACATGAACTATTGTTCTTTTAGGGACATAATTTATTTCAGTTCTTGGCTTAGACGCTTCACTAGTGAGGATTCACGGTACTGAGAAACCCCAAAGTCAAAATTAGCAGTGAGAACAGATGGAAAAGTAAGGAATGCACGTTTGATTGTTGGCTAGTGTGTTGTTTGAACATCTAGCCATGTACCTTTTAGGTACGAAAGTTGGCTTTACAACCAAAAAGATTGAAACATTTTGTAGTTTATATGAAGCATTATTTGGACGGTTTCATAAATTAGCTGGGATGGTAGGATCCAAAAGCTTGGAtggtcttctttcttcctccagTATTCATCATTTGAAAAGTATGCTTGGTGAAATGAGGGAGGCAAAACTTGTctatttttgccttttttttctgttttcttttttgtaatgTGGCTATTAAGCTTAAttaagtaaaatgttattgttggttaatttgaaagatcgagatgatactggataaatctgaagtcgtgtataaacactttcagattgaatcaaatttcggggttcaaccaaaattgttcaatcggataaaatcagaagattataattcaagagttttgttttggtcttgtatgtttttcaCATGtcatgctttctgaaccaggatgattatttataatcaaagaacaggtggtttttggcggttgatggaagttatttctttttaaaaattgccgttgatggaagttttagtaacttccaaccgttgatggaagttttagtaacttccatgtaacttccaaaatttgcctaaaccgaacatctcgttattacattaaaacaagcgtgtactcttattttaacataataaagagatcaattacactaaaatgtccaacaaacctcccccattttagtgtaattaccgatcaaatcaccaaagtcataacatacaacaaactactgcatagatgaaatatcgtgacgattgaatttcatcttagcaaattacacgtttcaaatattcgaatatcagggtgtcactaaggattgaaccctttctattcataatgaatacatgaagataatttgcacaatagtttataacattactcttgctcgacactagtttactagcctgtgtccctatccttcataagcatatcaaagccaagtcccagcttcttgaagcggctaaacttcatgcttatataggtagtccttttctttcttgcacctgcaaatgcaatttttcaaaagaaccattgagaagttatacttcaacctccttaacttgcagaaccgaacacataccttttgggatactttcgatgatgtgttccaatctctacatgttaagctttccacattgaattcagcacctaatgtcatattagatgggaattgggtatcttaacataagagatttcagatggactttaatcctaatcccacagccgaccttttcacgagatctctacttaaccctttggttaaatgatcggccaaattatgCCGAGTTCTCACAGCCCTACATCCCAaaattttgagataactcaaatttggtgtctttttgtgccaaagttcatatggggtaaccttattccttttgttaggaattcggttcaacaagtaacaggctgtcaacatagtctcaccccaaaatccttcacttaaacccgaataggataacatggaattcaccatttctttcaaggttctattcttcctttcggctacaccattctgttgtggtgtatagggagctgtagtttgatgtattattccagtagattgaaaataaactggatcataatactcacctcccctatccgtacgaagagttttgattagcccattttgatgaagttctacctctttcttataaattttaaattttatcaagagcttcatcttttgtatttaataaatatacataacaataccttgatgcatcatcaataaaagtaacaagatattttttatgacctaatgatggagtagcatgcaaatcacacaaatcactatgaataaggtctgagactttagtctcacttttaacatccttaaaagatttcctagtgatcttggtcaacatgcaagttttgcatttttcaatgttcatatcaaaaggaggaatcatacttgtttttgacatatcttttaatcttttgtaatgaacatgtcctaatctagcatgccaaatttctgattttgtcatattaaTTATAGAACTACATgaggccatacaaacagattcatgaacaaaaggaacatcaatgtttaatttaaacattccattacaacgataaccaaatccaacaaacgaaccatgtcttgacaagatgtacttgtcactttcaagtacttgcttgaaaccacaattatttaaaaccataccagacaataagttcttacAAATATcaggtacaaataagacattatccaaatataaactttttccggaagtaaaaactaaattcacacaacctaatcccaggattggttcagttgcaacattgcccatcttcacaatagagccatcattgattggtctaaattccttgaaccaacgacaatctttgcacacatggcttgttgctcccgaatcaaa
It contains:
- the LOC102663201 gene encoding uncharacterized protein, which produces MSLYAKFLKDMLTKKNWYIHSDKIVVEGNCSVVIQRILPPKHKDPGVVTIPCSISEVVVGKALIDLGASINLMSLSMCRQLGELEILPTRMTLQLVDRSITRPYGVIEDV